Proteins co-encoded in one Garra rufa chromosome 21, GarRuf1.0, whole genome shotgun sequence genomic window:
- the gjb9a gene encoding gap junction protein beta 9a, whose amino-acid sequence MNWSGLETLLSGVNKYSTVFGRVWLSVVFVFRVLVFVVAAQRVWGDESKDFVCNTKQPGCSNVCYDNTFPISHIRLWALQLIFVTCPSLLVVAHVTYREEKDKKYTANHEGMHLYANPGKKRGGLWWTYLLSLIFKATVDAAFLYILHHIYQGYDLPRLTKCSLDPCPNTVDCFISRPTEKKIFTYFMVASSALCIFMCICEMVYLIGKRILKYSTMREAPRQQSKRLDPTLSSCQNLSSQKLKDSKMDTAMQCVAKHLQP is encoded by the coding sequence ATGAACTGGTCGGGACTGGAGACCCTTCTTAGCGGGGTCAATAAATATTCAACAGTGTTTGGTCGAGTGTGGCTGTCGGTGGTGTTTGTGTTTCGCGTTCTGGTGTTTGTGGTGGCGGCTCAACGGGTTTGGGGCGACGAGAGCAAAGACTTCGTGTGCAACACCAAGCAGCCCGGCTGCAGCAACGTCTGCTATGACAACACATTCCCCATCTCTCACATCCGTCTGTGGGCCTTACAGCTCATCTTTGTCACCTGTCCGTCACTCCTGGTCGTAGCCCACGTCACATACAGGGAGGAAAAAGACAAGAAGTACACTGCCAACCACGAGGGCATGCATTTATACGCCAACCCCGGAAAAAAGCGTGGAGGTCTTTGGTGGACTTACCTGTTAAGCTTGATCTTTAAAGCCACGGTTGATGCTGCCTTTCTCTATATTCTTCATCATATATATCAAGGCTATGATCTCCCTCGCCTCACAAAGTGCTCGCTGGATCCTTGTCCGAATACGGTGGATTGTTTCATCTCCCGTCCCACAGAGAAGAAAATCTTCACTTACTTCATGGTGGCCTCTTCTGCTCTCTGCATCTTCATGTGTATCTGCGAAATGGTTTATCTCATTGGAAAGCGCATACTGAAATACTCCACAATGCGAGAAGCACCACGGCAACAATCTAAAAGACTAGACCCGACGCTCTCCAGCTGCCAAAACTTGAGTTCACAAAAACTAAAAGACAGCAAAATGGACACTGCTATGCAGTGTGTTGCCAAACATTTACAACCTTAG